From the genome of Gracilibacillus salitolerans, one region includes:
- a CDS encoding ABC transporter permease, giving the protein MDHSIDQSKEIKKITQWHLAKRSFQRHWQLYILMILPVLYFIIFKYVPMLGAVIAFKDYNVVQGIIESPWVGWKHFENFFNNPVAWDLIKNTLFLSLYQLAVTFPLPILLALALNEIRDGIFKRSVQMFTYAPYFISTVVIVSMIILMLSPRSGIVNTLMEAIGLDAVNFLGQADMFRSIFVWSDAWQITGYSAIIYLAALAGVDKQQYEAAKIDGATRLQKIWNVDIPAIMPTIVIILILSVGNLMAIGFEKVYLLQNPLNLGTSEILQTYVYKMGIINADFSFATAVGLFNSIINLILLIIVNAIAKKVSGNGLW; this is encoded by the coding sequence TATATTCTTATGATATTGCCAGTTTTGTATTTCATTATTTTTAAATATGTACCTATGTTGGGCGCAGTCATTGCATTTAAAGATTACAATGTGGTCCAAGGTATCATAGAGAGTCCGTGGGTAGGTTGGAAGCATTTTGAGAATTTCTTTAACAACCCAGTTGCATGGGATCTGATAAAAAACACCTTATTTCTAAGTCTTTATCAGTTGGCAGTAACATTTCCGCTTCCAATACTATTGGCATTGGCTTTGAATGAAATAAGGGATGGTATTTTTAAACGATCTGTACAAATGTTTACATATGCACCGTACTTTATTTCTACAGTCGTTATTGTCTCAATGATTATCTTGATGCTCTCTCCAAGGAGTGGAATCGTAAATACATTAATGGAAGCGATAGGACTTGATGCAGTCAATTTCTTAGGTCAAGCAGATATGTTTCGATCTATATTTGTTTGGTCCGATGCATGGCAAATTACCGGCTATTCAGCGATTATTTATTTGGCAGCGCTTGCCGGGGTCGATAAACAGCAATATGAGGCAGCTAAAATTGATGGTGCTACTAGATTACAAAAAATTTGGAATGTTGATATACCAGCAATTATGCCCACGATCGTAATCATTCTCATTTTAAGTGTAGGTAATTTAATGGCGATAGGGTTTGAAAAAGTATATTTATTGCAAAACCCTTTAAATTTGGGAACTTCAGAGATTTTACAGACTTATGTTTACAAAATGGGTATTATTAATGCTGATTTTAGTTTTGCTACAGCTGTAGGACTGTTCAACTCAATCATTAATTTAATTTTATTAATTATCGTCAATGCAATTGCAAAGAAAGTTTCTGGTAACGGATTATGGTAG
- a CDS encoding carbohydrate ABC transporter permease — protein sequence MSKKNGTIRESYNDRVFLTLIYIFLSILMIVILYPLVYIVSASISSPEAVTSGQVWLWPVDFSLEGYIEVFNNSDVIRGFRNSILYTIGYTLIAVFLTVIFAYPLSRKNFYGKTFFMIFILVTMLFYGGLIPEYLVVQQLGMLDTPWAILIPKAMAVWQIIIARTFFYTSIPEELVEASEMDGCSSIRFLWHVVIPLSKPIIAVLALMYAVFQWNSYFDAMIFLRTEDLFPLQLELREILITQSESGANQDIAEQQKRQQLANLMQYSLIVVSSIPVLIIYPFAQKYFVKGMLLGSVKG from the coding sequence ATGAGCAAAAAAAATGGAACTATAAGAGAATCCTATAATGATCGTGTATTTCTAACATTAATCTATATTTTTCTTAGTATTCTAATGATCGTGATACTTTATCCGCTGGTTTATATTGTGAGCGCTTCAATTAGTAGTCCTGAAGCTGTAACTTCTGGGCAGGTCTGGTTATGGCCGGTCGATTTTTCACTTGAGGGATATATAGAAGTATTTAATAATTCAGATGTTATTAGAGGGTTTAGAAATTCTATCCTTTATACGATTGGTTATACATTAATTGCAGTGTTTTTAACAGTAATTTTTGCTTATCCACTTTCTAGAAAAAACTTTTACGGAAAAACCTTCTTTATGATTTTTATATTAGTTACGATGCTTTTTTATGGCGGATTAATTCCAGAATATTTAGTTGTCCAGCAATTAGGAATGCTAGATACTCCGTGGGCAATTCTAATACCGAAGGCGATGGCAGTTTGGCAAATTATTATTGCTAGAACATTTTTCTATACCAGTATTCCAGAAGAGTTGGTGGAAGCAAGTGAAATGGATGGTTGTAGTAGTATAAGGTTTCTTTGGCACGTAGTAATACCATTATCGAAGCCAATCATAGCAGTACTCGCTCTAATGTACGCTGTATTCCAATGGAACAGTTATTTTGATGCGATGATCTTTTTAAGAACTGAAGATCTATTCCCTTTACAGCTTGAATTAAGGGAAATTTTAATCACTCAGTCTGAGTCGGGAGCCAATCAAGACATTGCTGAGCAACAAAAAAGACAGCAATTGGCAAATTTAATGCAGTACTCACTAATTGTTGTCTCAAGTATTCCAGTCTTGATTATTTATCCTTTTGCACAGAAGTACTTCGTTAAAGGCATGCTACTTGGTTCAGTTAAGGGATAA